The sequence CGCGGGCAGGGGTGGTGCTGGCGGAGGCTCTGGAGATCACCCCGTTCCGCAAGCTGCTGTACAGCTCGGACGCCTACGGTGTGGCGGAGTTCCACCACCTGGGTGCCCTGTGCTTTCGTCAGGGCCTCGCCGAGCTGCTGCGACATCGTGTGGAGGCCGATGAGCTGTCCCTGTCCGACGCCCTGCGGATCGCGGCCTGGACGGGCCGCGACAACGCCCGCCGGCTCTATGGACCGCCCGTATCCGAACCGGCCCGCGACCCCCGCGGCCGCCCCACCCGGAAAGTATGATCAAGCAATGTCTGACATGACCGATACCACGCCCGGCTGGCTGACCTCGGACGAGCTGGAGATGGCCAGGGCCCGGATGCCGATCCTGTACGTCGAGGCCGTGCCCGTGCGGGTCGACGACAGCGGCGAAGTCACCAGCATCGGACTGCTGCTGCGCATCGGCCCGGACGGTACGGTCAGCCGGACCCTGGTCTCCGGGCGGGTGCTGCACCACGAGCGGGTCCGGGACGCGCTGCTGCGCCATCTGGAGAAGGACCTCGGCCCGGTGGCGCTGCCCCGGGTCCCGGCCTCCCTCCAGCCGTTCACCGTGGCCGAGTACTTCCCGACGGCGGGCGTCACCGCGTACCACGACCCGCGTCAGCACGCGGTGTCCCTCGCCTATGTCGTCCCGGTCACCGGTGACTGCCGGCCCCGCCAGGACGCCCTGGACCTGGTGTGGTTCAGTCCGCAGGAGGCGTCCTCCGAGGCCCTGCAGAGCGAGATGCCCGGCGGTCACGGCGCGCTGCTGAAGCAGGCGCTGGCCCACGTCGGCCTGGTGTTCTGACCCCGGTCCGGTGCCGGGCGGGCGAACCCCGCCCGGCACCGGATCCCGGCCGGCCCCCGCCCCTGTCAGGTTTCTGCAAGGTCGCCGCAAGGCTTTCGTCCGGTGGCGCCGGGCAGAGCCGGAGCAACGGCCCGCAGGGGCACTCACGAGACACATCGGGGGTACATCGTGTCGGCATTGGGTTCACAGGCCGATCCATCGGCCACCGGCAGGGAATGGCGGACACTGGTCGGCCGCAAGACCGTCCTGACCGTCGCACACACGATCACCTACGCGAAACGACTGGTCGACATCCTGTCGCTGGTGGACGACGACTTCCGGGTCCAGGTGGCGTTCACGGCGCCGCCGCACGTCTTCGGCGACGAGGTGCCGCGCTATCTGGAGCGGCTCGGCTGCGCGGTGCTGCCGTGGGAGGAGGCGGTCCGGCTGCCCTTCGACGTGGCGGTGGCGGCCGGTCCGAAGGGCGTCGAGCGGCTGTCGGCGCCGCTGATCACGCTGCCGCACGGCGCGGCGTACCTCAAGCTCGTCCCGTCGGCCACCGAGCCCGGGGTGGCCGGGCTGCGCCGGACGGACCTCGCGCCCGGCGGGAAGTTACCGGCGGCGCTGGTCATGCCGCACCACGCCGATCTGGCGGAGCTGGCCCGTCACTGCCCGGAGGCGGTGCCGCTCGCCCACGTCGTCGGGGATCCGGTGTACGACCGGATGTCCGTGAGCCTGCCGCTGCGCGAGCGCTACCGCGAGGCCCTCGGACTGCGCGGCTCGCAGAAGCTGGTGGTGGTCGCGTCCACCTGGGGCGCGCGCTCCTCGTTCGGCCGGTTCGAGGCGCTGCTGCCCCGGCTGCTGGCCGAACTGCCCGGCGACGAGTACCGGTGCGTCGTCCTGGCCCACCCGAACGTGTGGTCGGGGCACGGCGCCTGGCAGGTGCGGTCCTGGCTGCGGCGCTGTGCCCGGCTGGGCATCTCGCTGCTGCCGCCGGAGGCGGAGTGGCGCAGTGTGCTGATCGCCGCGGACTGGATCATCGGCGACCACGGCTCGGTCACCCTGTACGGGACGCTCACCCCGGCGCCGATCCTGCTCGCCTCCTCACCGGCGCAGGACATCAACCCCGCCTCCCCGGCCGCCACGCTCGCCCTGACGGCACCCGCGCTGTCGCCGGTGCATCCGCTGGTCGACCAGCTCCGGTACGCGGCGGCGGAGTACCGGCGCGAGGAGTACGCGGCGATCAGCGCCCGCATCACCTCGGAACCGGGGCGCTTCCACCGCAATATGCGGCGGCTGCTGTACCGGACCCTCGGGCTCGGACAGCCCGCCCATGCGCCGGTCACGGCCCAGCTCCCGGCGCCGCCGCCGCTGAGCGCGTGGCCGGCGGCGGGGCAGGAGGTGCCGGCATGAGCGGCCTGGTCGTCGTACGGCTGCTGTCCCCGGGCGGGGAGGCGTCCGGAGCCGCCCCCTGGGTGAGGCCGGTGCTGCGGGTGCGCATGGGGGCGGCGGGATCCGGTACGGAGCTGATCGCCGAGGCGGGTCACGTCCGGTCCGGGGCGAGGGCGTTGACGGAGGGTGACGAGCACTTCGCCGTGAACGCCGATGCGGCCCCCGAGAACCGCCGGTTGGCCTGTGCGGATGTGCTGTACGGGGTACGGCCGCGGCCCCCGGCGTCGGCCGCGCGCTGGCTCACCCGGGTGGCGGCGCGCCATCCGTCGTGCGCGCTCGCCGCGGTGCCGCTGTCCGGGGGCGGCTGGCTGGCCCTGGCGGGCTCGGCCGCCGGTGGGCGGGGCGGCGGGCCGCGGATGGTGGCGGAGGCGGTCGGTCCCGACCAGCCGCTGCTGGCCTCCTGTCTGCACGCGTGGCTGGTCGAGGGCCGCTCCCTCGCCGAACTGGCGTATGTACGACCCCTGCGGCAGGCCGCCGCGGGCGGTCGTACGGCGGCGGGGGCGTGCGCTCACTCCAGGCGGCGCGCGTCGGCGGGGCTGGTGACCTCGTAGAGGGAGCGCGCCTCGGCCAGGTACTCGGCGGCTTCCGTCTCGGCGCCCTGCTCCCGTGCGCCGCGCCCCAGCATCTCCAGGGTGCGGGCCTGCCAGTGCAGGGCGCCCGAGGCGCGGAACGCCTCCAGTGCCTCGGTCAACTCATCTGTGCCCAGGGTGCGTTCGCCGCCCTGGGCATGGGCGCGGCCGAGGAAGGCCAGGGCGCGGGTCGCGTCGTGCGGGTCGGCCACCTCGATCAGGATCCGCCGGGCCTCCTCGAAGAGCGGGATCGCGGTGACCGGGTCGTCCCGGCGCAGAGCGGTCTCGCCGAGCAGGATCCCGGCGAGCGCGACGCCCCGGCGGTAGCCGCACTCCTCCCAGATCCGCACGGCGAGGTCCAGATGGCGCACGGCCTCGTCCAGCCGCCCGGTGGCCATCCGGCAGCTGCCGAGCCCGAGCCGGGCCTGTCCCTCGTCCCGGACGTCACCCGCGGCGCGGGCGGCGGCCAGTGACTGGGTGTACCAGTCGGCGGCCTCCTCGACGCGTCCCGCCGCGGAGAGGCCGATGGCGCCGGAGTTGAGCATCTGGCGTTCGGCCTCGGGGTGTTTGTCGGCGCGGGCGGCCGCCAGGCCGATGGTGTGGGCCTCGGCCCACAGGTCGTAGTAGCGCAGCCGGAGGAACAACGGCCACATGGCGTCGACCAGTTGCCAGGCGGTGGCGTGCCAGGCGCGCCCGGCGGCGGTGCGCAGCAGGGCCATGAGGTGGTGGCGGTGGGCGTCGAGCCAGTCCAGCGCGCCCTTCTCCGCCTCGAACGGCGCGGGCAGCGGGGTCGGGTGGGCGTAGGTTCGCGGGAGGGTGAACTGGGCCGGGGTGATGAGCTGTTCGGCGGCGGTGGTCGTCCGCAGATACCAGTCGGCGACGCGTCTGAGCGCCTCGGTCCGGGCGTCCTCGCCGTCGTGGGTCTCGGCGCAGGAGCGGGCGTGGACCCGGACGAGGTCGTGGAAGCGGAAGGTGTCGGGGCCGATGTCCTCGACCAGGTTGGCCTCGATCAGTTCGTCGAGCCGGCGTTCCGCCCACTGCTCGCTCTCGGCGCACCCGGCGGCGGCCGTGCGGGTGTCGAAGGTGGGCACGGGGAGCGTGCCCAGCATGCGGTAGAGGCGTGCGGCACGCTGGTCGAGCACCGCGTACGACGCGTCGAGGGCCTTGCTCACCGTGATCTCCCCTTCCACTTCCAGTGCGGCCAGCCGGTCGGCGTCCGGCGCGAGGGAATCCGCCAGGGCGGCGATGGGCTGCCGGGGGCGCGCGGCAAGCCGGGCCGCCGCCAGGCACACCGCCAGGGGGACCCCGGCGCACAGCTGGACGACCTGTTCCACGGCGCTGCGTTCACCGGCCACGCGTGCCTCGCCGACACCGCGTGTGAGCAGTTCGAGACCGGCGGCGGCATCGAGCGCGTCCAGCCGGAAGAACGCGGCTCCGTCCAGGCGCAGTCCGGTCAGCCGCTGCCGGCTGGTCACGACCACCAGGGCGCCGGAACCGCCGGGCAGCAACGGCCGGATCTGTGCCGCCGTGTAGGCGCTGTCCAGCATGACGGCGACGCGCAGCCCCGCCGTCACCGACCGCCACAGCGAAGCCTGTTCGGCTAGTCCGGCGGGCGGGGCGGCGACCCCGAGGGAGCGCAGGAACTGTCCGAGCACCTCGGCCGGGTCCGCGGGACCCTCGGCGGCGTGGCCGTACAGGTCGGCGTACAACTGCCCGTCGGGGAAGGCTGCTTCCTGGGTGCGGAGCCAGCGGGAGACCAGGGCGGTCTTGCCGATCCCGGCCGGGCCGTTGACCACGATCAGCGGGGGCCCGGTCTGCGGGTCGTCCTCGCTGGCCAAGAGGCCGTTGAGGGCGTGGAGTTCCTCGGCTCTGTCGGTGAAGTGGTGCGGCACTGGCAGGAGTTGCCGTGGTACCGGCAAGGACTCCTTCGGCGGCATGTGCACATGGACGTCACGGGCCTGGACCACCGGTCCCGAGAAGGTACCGCTCGCGATGCTGTTGCCGACCGAGCCGTCCCGGCCGCCCTCTCCTGTCGCTCCCATCCTTTTCTCCCCCGCCCGTTGTCATATTCACCTGTCACCGGGCTCTACCCCTGAGACGGCCTGCCGTATGCGGCGGCCGCACATTCCCGGCCACCGCGGGGCCCCAGGGCGCTCTTGAAGGCGGCGCGTCCACCCCGCACAGTGGAGGGGCCAGCCGAACGGGACGGGACGGGGGACCTCGCTCATGGATCCGGTGTCGATGGGGCTGCTGACGGCTCTGGCGGGTGGGGCCGGCGGGGAGCTGGGCCGCCAGGCGTGGACGGCGCTCGGGGAGTTGGTACGGCGCCCGTTCCGGCGCGGTGGCGCGGTGGACCCGGAGGGTTCCGCGCCCGAGGGGTCGGGAGAGGCGGAGCTGGCGAGGCTGGCCCGGGATCCGGGCGACGCGGCGGCGGCGCGGGCGCTGAGCAGCGCGCTGTCCCGACGGGCCGCCGCCGACGCGGAGTTCGAGGAGCGGCTGCGGCGCTGGGACGAGGCGGCCCGGCGGGTCTCCCTCACCGGCGGGGACGTCCACAACTCCATCTCGGGCGGCACGTTCTCGGCCCCCGTGATCCAGGGACGCGACTTCACGGGCACGACCTTCGGCACGCCCCCGGCCGACGGCTGACCACCACGGGCGTCGCACCGCCTCACCACCGGCATGGGCGGGGCCGGCCCCGGTCTCCTCGCCGAGGTGCCGGGTCCGGCCCCCGCGGTCTCGCGTTCGTCACCGCGAGGGCTTCTACCGGGCGGCCGTACCCGCCGCCTTCGCCCTGGGCACGGCGGCGGGCGATCTCACCGCCGGCACCGGCCTCGGGCACCTGGGCCCGGCCGTCCTGTGCGCGGTCGCCATCTCGGTTCCGGCGCTCGTTCGTCGCGGCGGTGTCCTCGGCGCGGTGACCGCGTTCCGGGCGGCGTACGTCGTCACGCGCCCGCTCGGCGCCTCCCTCGCGGACCGGATGGCCGATCCGACCGGGCGGGGCGGGCTCGGCCGGGGCCTGCGTCCGGTCACGCTCTCCTGGGCCGTGGCGATCGTCGCGTGCGTGGCGTTCCCGGCGGGCTCGCGGCGGGAGGGCGACGGGCCGTCGTACGACCGTCGTCTCCACCGCTGGCGGGAAGGCCCCGTGGGACGGGTCCCACGGGGCCTTCCCGCCGTGCCGGGCGGTGGGGATCAGCGCGTGGCGCCCGGGCGGAAGCGCCGGTACAGGGCCGCGCCGCCGACCAGCGAGGCGGCGCCCGCGAAGGCGGCCGTGAGGGTGCCGTCCGCGCCGGTGTGGGCGAGGGTGCCCGTCGGCTGGTGCGCGGCCGCGGGCGGCTCCGGGGCCGTGCGCGCGGGCGGCACGTGCGGCTGCGGGTGGGCCGGGGGCGCGGTGTGCCTCGGCGGGGTGACCCGCGGCGGCGTCACCGGCCGCGTGCCGTGCGTGCTCGACGTGTTCTCGGAGTGGTTGCCGAAGACGGGGTTGAGGATCCCCACCACGTTGACACTGTCGCCGCTGATGTTCACCGGCAGATCGATCGGCAGCTGGATGCCGTTGCCGGACACCGCGCCCGGCGAGCCCTTCTCCGCCCCGGCGGCCGTGGCCCCGCCCCCGTTGGCGGAGCCGCCCCTGGTGGCGCCGCCGCCCGTGTTGGCGCAGCTGTTGCCCATCGCGGGGTTGAGGAGCCCCACCACGTTCACCGTGTCCCCGCACACGTTCACCGGAACGTGGACCGGGAGCTGGATCCCGTTGCCGGAGATCAGCCCCGGCGAGCCGACCGCGGCGCTGTCCGCCGTGGAGTCGGCGTACACCGGCCCCGCCACAGCGATCGCGCCCGAGGCGGCCGCGAGGGCGATCACACCGTTTCGGGTGACCCGTTTCATCGGTTCCCTGCCTTCCAGACTTGAACGCGGGCACTCGCCCGCACGAGGGTGAACGCCGGGAAAAACAAGTGAGTTATGGCTTGTCAATCATTCGGCCGGTATATGCCACGATCGCTGCCCCTCGCGGCACTCA is a genomic window of Streptomyces sp. WP-1 containing:
- a CDS encoding tetratricopeptide repeat protein; translation: MGATGEGGRDGSVGNSIASGTFSGPVVQARDVHVHMPPKESLPVPRQLLPVPHHFTDRAEELHALNGLLASEDDPQTGPPLIVVNGPAGIGKTALVSRWLRTQEAAFPDGQLYADLYGHAAEGPADPAEVLGQFLRSLGVAAPPAGLAEQASLWRSVTAGLRVAVMLDSAYTAAQIRPLLPGGSGALVVVTSRQRLTGLRLDGAAFFRLDALDAAAGLELLTRGVGEARVAGERSAVEQVVQLCAGVPLAVCLAAARLAARPRQPIAALADSLAPDADRLAALEVEGEITVSKALDASYAVLDQRAARLYRMLGTLPVPTFDTRTAAAGCAESEQWAERRLDELIEANLVEDIGPDTFRFHDLVRVHARSCAETHDGEDARTEALRRVADWYLRTTTAAEQLITPAQFTLPRTYAHPTPLPAPFEAEKGALDWLDAHRHHLMALLRTAAGRAWHATAWQLVDAMWPLFLRLRYYDLWAEAHTIGLAAARADKHPEAERQMLNSGAIGLSAAGRVEEAADWYTQSLAAARAAGDVRDEGQARLGLGSCRMATGRLDEAVRHLDLAVRIWEECGYRRGVALAGILLGETALRRDDPVTAIPLFEEARRILIEVADPHDATRALAFLGRAHAQGGERTLGTDELTEALEAFRASGALHWQARTLEMLGRGAREQGAETEAAEYLAEARSLYEVTSPADARRLE
- a CDS encoding chaplin yields the protein MKRVTRNGVIALAAASGAIAVAGPVYADSTADSAAVGSPGLISGNGIQLPVHVPVNVCGDTVNVVGLLNPAMGNSCANTGGGATRGGSANGGGATAAGAEKGSPGAVSGNGIQLPIDLPVNISGDSVNVVGILNPVFGNHSENTSSTHGTRPVTPPRVTPPRHTAPPAHPQPHVPPARTAPEPPAAAHQPTGTLAHTGADGTLTAAFAGAASLVGGAALYRRFRPGATR
- a CDS encoding NUDIX hydrolase family protein, with the translated sequence MTDTTPGWLTSDELEMARARMPILYVEAVPVRVDDSGEVTSIGLLLRIGPDGTVSRTLVSGRVLHHERVRDALLRHLEKDLGPVALPRVPASLQPFTVAEYFPTAGVTAYHDPRQHAVSLAYVVPVTGDCRPRQDALDLVWFSPQEASSEALQSEMPGGHGALLKQALAHVGLVF